A genomic segment from Rubrobacter tropicus encodes:
- a CDS encoding PRC-barrel domain-containing protein, with protein sequence MASEERLRELEEKYEGYTVYDNAGSKIGKVDDLFVDESDNEEYIGVKMGFFGTKSTLIPTEIIRINENDRTIEVSESKDHVKDAPNFSDDDEVTREYEERIRSHFGLESLGSGSERGPYGGAASGTSDRDEGDRGYSDQGSSSYDSGDRDRESSNYDTRDDASGSSGVDTEYGERRDSDAASAGSAGTAAYQGSSESSSRSEGYTEERGSSEGTESRYGDTGSSGATGGSSSESSSGSTPSTTRQTEETETFQEGGRTKIRRRIIREEVVDADDQGTSS encoded by the coding sequence GTGGCCAGCGAAGAGCGTCTGCGGGAGCTCGAGGAGAAGTACGAAGGTTACACCGTCTACGACAACGCGGGAAGCAAGATCGGGAAGGTAGACGACCTTTTCGTGGACGAGTCGGACAACGAGGAGTACATCGGCGTCAAGATGGGCTTCTTCGGGACCAAGTCCACCCTGATCCCAACCGAGATCATCCGAATCAACGAGAACGACAGGACCATAGAGGTCTCCGAGTCGAAGGACCACGTCAAGGACGCCCCAAACTTTAGCGACGACGACGAAGTGACCAGGGAATACGAGGAGCGCATCCGCAGCCATTTCGGCCTCGAATCCCTCGGAAGCGGGTCCGAGCGCGGCCCTTACGGCGGCGCGGCTTCCGGGACCTCGGACCGCGACGAGGGCGACCGGGGGTACTCGGATCAGGGCTCGTCGTCGTACGATTCTGGCGATAGGGACCGCGAGTCGTCGAACTACGACACCCGGGACGACGCGAGCGGTTCTTCCGGCGTGGATACAGAGTACGGTGAACGCCGGGACTCGGACGCGGCATCCGCGGGGAGCGCAGGGACCGCCGCGTATCAGGGTTCCAGTGAATCTTCCTCAAGGTCCGAAGGGTATACCGAGGAGCGCGGAAGCTCGGAAGGGACCGAGAGCCGGTACGGAGACACGGGTTCGTCCGGCGCTACGGGCGGTTCGTCGTCGGAAAGCTCGTCCGGGTCGACGCCATCGACCACCCGCCAGACCGAGGAGACCGAGACCTTTCAGGAGGGCGGTCGAACCAAAATCCGACGCCGCATCATCCGCGAAGAGGTGGTGGACGCCGACGACCAGGGAACGAGTTCTTAG
- a CDS encoding citrate synthase, producing MSEESQSTGNGRAGTASGVESLSITDNRTGKSYDVEIKDGTVKAMDLRQIKTDDEDFGLMTYDPGFTNTASCRSAVTYIDGEKGILEHRGIPIEQLTEHSNFLEVSYLVLHGHLPTQKEYDEWVYDITHHTYVHEMIKRFMDGFRHDANPMGMLLASVGALSTFYPEARDTSDEFQRYVSAVRLIAKMPTLAAFAYRHSLGLPYVYPDNDLTYTGNFLSMLFKMAEPRYEPDPRIEKALDVLFILHADHEQNCSAAAVRVVGSAINDPFTSVAAGVAGLYGPSHGGANVAVLKMLERIKSADNIPDFLQSVKDGNERLMGFGHRVYKNYDPRARIIRGHVDEVLEATGKSSPLLDVAIELEKRALDDEYFTDRKLYPNVDYWSGIIYEAMGIPTDAFTVMFAIGRTPGWTAQWMELMNDEEFRIARPRQIYTGPRQTDYVPMGER from the coding sequence TTGAGCGAAGAGTCGCAGAGCACGGGGAACGGTCGGGCGGGCACGGCTTCGGGTGTTGAGAGCCTGTCGATCACGGACAACAGGACGGGCAAGAGTTACGACGTCGAGATCAAGGACGGGACCGTCAAGGCGATGGACCTGCGCCAGATCAAGACCGACGACGAGGACTTCGGCCTGATGACCTACGACCCCGGCTTCACCAACACGGCGAGTTGCCGGAGTGCGGTCACCTACATCGACGGCGAGAAGGGCATCCTGGAGCACAGGGGCATCCCGATCGAGCAGCTCACCGAGCACTCCAACTTCCTGGAGGTCTCGTACCTGGTGCTTCACGGGCACCTGCCAACGCAGAAAGAGTACGACGAGTGGGTCTACGACATCACCCACCACACCTACGTTCACGAGATGATCAAGCGCTTCATGGACGGCTTTCGCCACGACGCGAACCCCATGGGCATGCTGCTCGCGAGCGTCGGCGCGCTCTCGACCTTCTACCCGGAGGCGAGGGACACCTCCGACGAGTTCCAGCGCTACGTCTCGGCCGTGCGCCTGATCGCCAAGATGCCCACCCTCGCCGCCTTCGCCTACCGCCACAGCCTCGGCCTGCCCTACGTTTACCCGGACAACGACCTGACGTACACGGGCAACTTCCTCTCCATGCTCTTCAAGATGGCCGAGCCCCGCTACGAGCCCGACCCCAGGATAGAGAAGGCTCTGGACGTCCTCTTCATCCTCCACGCCGACCACGAGCAGAACTGCTCGGCCGCGGCCGTGAGGGTGGTGGGCAGCGCGATAAACGACCCCTTCACCTCCGTAGCCGCGGGCGTGGCCGGGCTCTACGGACCCTCGCACGGCGGGGCCAACGTGGCGGTCCTAAAGATGCTCGAGCGCATCAAGTCCGCGGACAACATCCCCGACTTCCTGCAGAGCGTCAAGGACGGCAACGAGCGGCTGATGGGCTTCGGGCACAGGGTCTACAAGAACTACGACCCGCGCGCCCGCATCATCCGCGGCCACGTCGACGAGGTTTTGGAGGCGACCGGCAAGAGCAGCCCGCTCCTCGACGTCGCCATAGAGCTCGAGAAGCGGGCGCTCGACGACGAGTACTTCACCGACCGCAAGCTCTACCCGAACGTGGACTACTGGTCCGGGATCATCTACGAGGCGATGGGCATCCCGACCGACGCTTTCACCGTCATGTTCGCCATCGGACGGACCCCCGGCTGGACGGCCCAGTGGATGGAGCTCATGAACGACGAGGAGTTCAGGATCGCCCGCCCGCGTCAGATCTACACCGGCCCCCGCCAGACCGATTACGTGCCGATGGGCGAGCGCTAG
- a CDS encoding GntR family transcriptional regulator has protein sequence MVRKSQRSSGPSRVFETLRRSILEGEYAPNERLVEEQLAERLRVSRTPIRQALTMLEAEGLVEIEPNKGAAVRSFSVQDVWEIYDLRAVLEGHAARRAASRINREELDRLWDLAGQMERQDRGQFLSHEEEIRWLVGANGEFHGIIAAAGRNPRLEQLIQRTVQVPLVFKAFYWYTPHEHVISNHYHRQIAGALEAGDAERAEIVMREHVYEGRDFVIRALEEDADG, from the coding sequence GTGGTGAGGAAGAGCCAGAGGAGTTCGGGGCCCTCGCGGGTCTTCGAGACTCTGCGGCGTTCTATTCTGGAGGGGGAGTACGCTCCGAACGAGCGGTTGGTCGAGGAGCAGCTCGCGGAGAGGTTGAGGGTAAGCAGGACGCCCATCCGGCAGGCCTTGACCATGTTGGAGGCGGAGGGGCTCGTCGAGATCGAGCCGAACAAGGGGGCTGCGGTCCGTTCGTTCAGCGTGCAGGACGTGTGGGAGATCTACGATCTGCGCGCCGTTCTCGAAGGGCACGCGGCGCGGCGGGCGGCCAGCCGCATAAACAGGGAAGAGCTAGACAGACTCTGGGATCTTGCCGGGCAAATGGAGCGGCAGGATCGCGGGCAGTTCCTGAGCCACGAGGAGGAGATCCGGTGGCTCGTCGGGGCGAACGGGGAGTTTCACGGGATCATCGCCGCCGCGGGCCGCAACCCGCGCCTGGAGCAGCTCATCCAGCGCACGGTTCAGGTGCCGCTCGTCTTCAAGGCCTTCTACTGGTACACGCCCCACGAGCACGTGATCTCAAACCACTACCACCGCCAGATCGCGGGCGCTTTGGAGGCCGGCGACGCCGAGCGGGCCGAGATCGTCATGCGCGAGCACGTCTACGAGGGCCGGGACTTCGTCATAAGGGCGCTGGAGGAGGACGCGGATGGATGA
- a CDS encoding gluconokinase — MSVDVGSSSVRAALHDARGDAIEESAVKFDHEFDYTPDGGATADADELLDLVARAIDGALSRAGDASILCVATGTFWHSVLGVGGDGGPTTPILTWADRRAAGAAGGLRERLDETAVHRRTGAPLHSSYWPAKLLWLRQADPAAFRRTRRWVSPADYFYARLFGRSPTIGTSMASATGLFDQNAKRWDAETLEALPVYEAQLPDLSDEPLTGLKGEWAERWPALKDVPWFQAAGDGACSNIGSGCTGGDRLALMVGTSGAMRVLWRADRVEIPPGPWCYRADASRFVMGGALSDGGNLVGWLRDTLRLPDPDETEKLLAEMEPDAHGLTFLPILNGERGPSWADKANGTISGLSMSNTPLEILRAAMEAVAHRFALIAEILQEASPTDKRVIATGGGLLNSPTWTQIMADALGRPVTISAVEEASSRGATLLALEALGGPRIEETEAPLGETFEPDPARHETYSNALERQRRLYEAVLS, encoded by the coding sequence TTGTCGGTTGACGTTGGCTCGTCCTCGGTGCGCGCCGCCCTGCACGACGCCAGGGGCGACGCAATCGAAGAATCGGCCGTCAAGTTCGACCACGAGTTCGACTACACCCCCGACGGCGGCGCCACCGCGGACGCCGACGAACTCCTCGACCTGGTGGCCCGCGCGATAGACGGCGCCCTCTCCCGCGCCGGCGACGCCAGCATCTTGTGCGTGGCAACCGGCACTTTCTGGCACTCGGTGCTCGGCGTCGGCGGAGACGGGGGCCCGACCACCCCCATCCTGACCTGGGCCGACCGCCGGGCGGCCGGCGCCGCCGGAGGCCTGCGCGAACGGCTCGACGAGACCGCCGTGCACCGGCGGACCGGCGCCCCCCTCCACTCCAGTTACTGGCCCGCCAAGCTCCTCTGGCTCCGCCAGGCGGACCCGGCCGCGTTCCGCAGGACGAGGCGGTGGGTCTCCCCCGCCGACTACTTCTACGCGCGCCTCTTCGGCAGATCCCCCACCATCGGCACCTCGATGGCCTCGGCCACGGGCCTTTTCGACCAGAACGCGAAGCGCTGGGATGCCGAGACCCTGGAAGCCCTCCCCGTGTACGAGGCGCAACTCCCCGACCTTTCGGACGAGCCGCTGACAGGGCTCAAAGGCGAATGGGCCGAGCGCTGGCCCGCGCTAAAGGATGTGCCGTGGTTCCAGGCCGCGGGGGACGGCGCTTGCTCGAACATTGGAAGTGGCTGCACCGGCGGCGACCGGCTCGCGTTGATGGTCGGCACGAGCGGCGCTATGAGGGTGCTGTGGCGGGCTGACAGGGTCGAGATACCGCCCGGCCCGTGGTGCTACAGGGCGGACGCGAGCCGCTTCGTCATGGGCGGGGCGCTCTCTGACGGGGGCAACCTCGTCGGCTGGCTCAGGGACACCCTCCGCCTGCCGGATCCCGACGAGACGGAGAAGCTGCTGGCCGAGATGGAACCGGACGCCCACGGCCTAACTTTCCTCCCGATCCTGAACGGCGAACGCGGCCCCTCCTGGGCCGACAAGGCCAACGGGACCATCTCGGGCCTCTCCATGAGCAACACGCCGCTGGAGATCCTGCGCGCCGCCATGGAAGCCGTCGCCCACCGCTTCGCCCTCATAGCCGAGATCCTCCAAGAAGCCTCCCCCACCGACAAACGGGTGATAGCCACGGGAGGCGGCCTCCTCAACTCCCCGACCTGGACCCAGATAATGGCCGACGCCCTGGGCCGCCCCGTGACCATCTCGGCCGTCGAAGAGGCCTCCAGCCGCGGCGCCACCCTTCTCGCCCTCGAAGCCCTCGGCGGTCCCCGCATAGAAGAAACAGAAGCCCCCCTGGGTGAGACCTTCGAGCCGGACCCGGCGAGGCACGAAACCTACAGCAACGCCCTCGAACGCCAACGCCGCCTGTACGAAGCAGTGTTGTCTTAG
- a CDS encoding hydantoinase/oxoprolinase family protein: protein MMYNVAVDVGGTFTDVLVFDEGTGELTEGKVLSTPDDPSRGVVEGMERACEKVGIGFSDLRLLFHGTTVVTNMILTNTGSRVGLLTTKGHEQILYLARAWTPGPLYGWMALQKPDPPADPTDTIGISERMTADGSAISELDEDEVREAVERLVDGGVESLAIGFLNSYVNPAHERKARDVARKAYPDLPVSISADIGQEYGEYERTLTTVVNTAVQPRTITYMRGFESSMKEKRFGGRLSIVRSDGGSMSTEAVAERPIQIALSGPSGGVTGSAYLAREIGVPDILTLDMGGTSTDVALCLDGQTPLQREISLGYFRFKVPSADVHSVGAGGGSIAFLSASGALQVGPASAGADPGPAAYGRGGEAPTVTDANVVLHRIPPGVALGGTLELDEEAARKAVQTVAKPLKMSVEEAAEAILEIVNENMHAALRVVSVERGHDPREFGLVAFGGAGPMHACALGRLIRSHPVVVPPTPGVMSAFGFLSSDIQNEFPETYLRTAEETPARELKTTVEGLVSQANEWLDGEGVPEDQKRFDLYADCRYYLQNIQIPCRFELDELSGEDSTFLRTRFEEAHTQRYNFELPDSPLEIATVRVIGRGTIKGVTLSESKNGAGSDVSDALMRTEQGYFGGWVDTPILDRNKLRPGHEISGPAVVVQDDTTTVIEPGYKGEVDRFGNILIEEA from the coding sequence ATCATGTACAACGTCGCGGTAGACGTCGGGGGAACTTTCACGGACGTGCTGGTCTTCGATGAGGGAACGGGTGAACTAACCGAAGGCAAGGTCCTCTCGACGCCGGACGACCCTTCGCGGGGGGTCGTCGAGGGGATGGAGCGGGCTTGCGAGAAGGTCGGTATAGGGTTTTCGGACCTGCGGTTGCTCTTTCATGGGACGACCGTGGTGACGAACATGATCCTGACGAACACTGGTTCCCGTGTGGGGCTCCTGACGACGAAGGGGCACGAGCAGATCCTGTACCTCGCCCGCGCCTGGACGCCGGGGCCCCTCTACGGCTGGATGGCCCTCCAGAAACCCGACCCGCCCGCCGATCCGACCGACACGATCGGCATCTCCGAACGGATGACCGCCGACGGCTCCGCCATCTCAGAACTCGACGAGGACGAGGTGCGCGAGGCCGTCGAGAGGCTCGTGGACGGTGGCGTGGAGTCGCTCGCCATCGGCTTTCTCAACTCTTACGTGAACCCGGCCCACGAGCGGAAGGCCCGCGACGTCGCCCGAAAAGCGTACCCGGACCTGCCGGTCTCCATCTCGGCGGACATCGGGCAGGAGTACGGTGAGTACGAGCGGACGCTGACGACGGTGGTCAACACGGCCGTGCAGCCGCGCACGATCACGTACATGCGCGGGTTCGAGTCGTCCATGAAAGAGAAACGATTCGGGGGACGGCTCTCCATAGTCCGCTCAGACGGCGGGTCGATGAGCACGGAGGCCGTGGCCGAGCGGCCCATACAGATCGCCCTGTCCGGACCTTCCGGTGGCGTTACGGGCTCGGCGTACCTGGCGCGTGAGATCGGGGTCCCGGACATCCTCACCCTGGACATGGGCGGGACGAGCACGGATGTGGCCTTGTGCCTGGACGGCCAGACGCCGCTGCAGCGCGAGATCTCCCTCGGCTACTTCCGCTTCAAGGTCCCCTCGGCGGACGTCCACAGCGTCGGCGCCGGCGGCGGCTCGATAGCCTTCCTCTCCGCGAGCGGCGCCCTGCAGGTGGGACCGGCGAGCGCAGGCGCGGACCCCGGCCCTGCCGCCTACGGCCGCGGCGGCGAGGCCCCGACGGTTACCGACGCGAACGTGGTGCTTCACCGCATCCCGCCGGGCGTCGCCCTCGGAGGAACGCTGGAGCTGGACGAGGAGGCGGCCAGGAAGGCCGTGCAGACGGTCGCAAAGCCGCTGAAGATGAGCGTGGAGGAGGCCGCGGAGGCGATCCTCGAGATCGTCAACGAGAACATGCACGCGGCGCTCCGGGTCGTCAGCGTCGAGCGGGGGCACGACCCTCGCGAGTTCGGGCTCGTCGCGTTCGGCGGTGCCGGTCCGATGCACGCGTGCGCGCTGGGGCGCCTGATCCGGTCCCACCCAGTCGTCGTCCCGCCTACCCCCGGCGTCATGAGCGCCTTCGGCTTCCTCTCCTCGGACATCCAGAACGAGTTCCCCGAGACCTACCTGCGCACCGCGGAAGAGACGCCGGCCCGAGAGCTGAAGACCACCGTGGAGGGGCTCGTCTCCCAGGCGAACGAGTGGCTAGACGGCGAGGGCGTCCCCGAAGACCAGAAGCGCTTCGACCTGTACGCGGACTGCCGCTACTACCTGCAGAACATCCAGATCCCCTGCCGCTTCGAGCTCGACGAGCTCTCCGGCGAAGACTCGACGTTCCTGCGGACGCGCTTCGAGGAGGCCCACACCCAGCGCTACAACTTCGAGCTGCCCGACTCGCCGCTGGAGATAGCCACCGTGCGGGTCATCGGGCGGGGCACCATAAAGGGCGTGACGCTCTCCGAGAGCAAGAACGGGGCCGGTAGCGACGTTTCGGACGCACTGATGCGGACGGAGCAAGGGTATTTCGGCGGTTGGGTCGACACGCCCATTCTCGACCGGAACAAACTCAGGCCGGGGCATGAGATCTCCGGCCCCGCCGTCGTGGTGCAGGACGACACGACGACCGTCATCGAGCCGGGCTACAAGGGCGAAGTGGACCGTTTCGGGAACATCCTGATCGAGGAGGCTTAA
- a CDS encoding hydroxymethylglutaryl-CoA lyase: MYVEIVDVGPRDGLQNEKKILTPETRAELCDRLSAAGLPRVEAASFVNPKRVPQMAGAEEVMNGLDRHEGTVYAGLVLNERGYERAVEAGVDEVRYAFPVTETFARKNQNTTVEEATALAGRLVERARLDGVRVSITLSAAFGDPFEGKVEPAHVLKIAEKVSEAHPDEVVLADTIGVGVPTQVRDLVAGVAQMGVTAGCHFHDTRNTGIANAAAAVESGARVLDASVGGTGGCPFAPRATGNIATEDLVYLLHGMGHETGIDLESLIGVAEWLAERLGKELPGQVYKAGNF, translated from the coding sequence GTGTACGTCGAGATCGTGGACGTCGGCCCCCGAGACGGCCTCCAGAACGAGAAGAAGATCCTGACGCCCGAGACCCGGGCCGAACTCTGCGACCGGCTCTCCGCCGCAGGCCTCCCGCGCGTCGAGGCCGCGAGCTTCGTAAACCCGAAGCGCGTCCCGCAGATGGCCGGCGCGGAAGAGGTCATGAACGGCCTCGACCGCCACGAGGGCACCGTCTACGCGGGGCTGGTGCTGAACGAGAGGGGATACGAGCGTGCTGTGGAGGCCGGGGTTGACGAGGTCCGCTACGCCTTCCCGGTCACGGAGACCTTCGCCAGAAAGAACCAGAACACCACCGTGGAAGAAGCCACGGCCCTCGCGGGTAGGCTCGTGGAGCGGGCGCGGCTCGACGGCGTCCGGGTCTCCATAACGCTCTCCGCCGCCTTCGGCGACCCGTTCGAGGGAAAGGTCGAGCCCGCTCACGTCCTGAAGATAGCCGAAAAGGTCTCCGAAGCGCACCCCGACGAAGTAGTCCTGGCCGACACCATCGGGGTCGGCGTTCCGACCCAGGTGCGGGATCTCGTCGCCGGGGTCGCGCAGATGGGCGTAACCGCCGGCTGCCACTTCCACGACACCCGCAACACGGGTATCGCTAACGCGGCGGCGGCCGTCGAGAGCGGGGCGAGGGTCCTCGACGCCTCCGTCGGCGGAACCGGCGGCTGCCCATTCGCCCCACGCGCGACGGGCAACATTGCCACCGAAGACCTCGTCTACCTGCTGCACGGGATGGGGCACGAGACGGGGATCGATCTAGAGTCGTTGATCGGCGTGGCCGAGTGGTTGGCGGAGCGACTCGGGAAGGAACTGCCGGGACAGGTCTACAAAGCGGGGAATTTTTGA
- a CDS encoding DUF4870 domain-containing protein, with protein MDRDNYGIQEERDLRVPHSPGLTSPADERSWSALAHLSAYLNIFTGFLGPVAAFVVWLVYRERSSVIAHHAMRAVIYQSVWIGGLFIGWSVTFFLTAFVIGLVFWPVMILLTLGFFAHASYEAYRAYTDVRSYH; from the coding sequence GTGGACAGGGACAACTACGGGATCCAGGAGGAGAGGGACCTTCGCGTCCCCCACTCCCCCGGACTGACGAGCCCGGCCGACGAGCGCTCGTGGTCGGCGCTGGCGCATCTGAGCGCGTACCTGAACATCTTCACCGGTTTTCTGGGTCCGGTGGCGGCGTTCGTGGTGTGGCTCGTCTACAGGGAACGTTCGTCTGTGATCGCCCACCACGCGATGCGGGCCGTGATCTACCAGTCCGTCTGGATCGGCGGCCTCTTCATAGGGTGGTCCGTCACCTTCTTCCTTACGGCATTCGTTATAGGCCTCGTGTTCTGGCCCGTCATGATCCTGCTGACCCTCGGCTTCTTTGCCCACGCGTCCTACGAGGCTTACCGGGCTTACACGGACGTTCGTTCCTACCACTGA
- a CDS encoding antibiotic biosynthesis monooxygenase: MGEMHEYVENPEDQKREDPPATGVASRRVEPGREEEFEAWISGILAAVKEFPGYLGSDVLRPSNSEDDEYSIIYRFDHASNLERWEASDERRRWLDKAEPLVREQTVRRLTGLETWFTLPSKEGQPAPPRYKMAVVTWLAVFPTVLIIFTLFGPLLNLLPTVLRTLLFTLTMVSLMTYVIMPRMTRLFSFWLYPKE, translated from the coding sequence ATGGGCGAGATGCACGAGTACGTCGAAAACCCGGAAGACCAGAAGCGGGAGGACCCGCCCGCGACGGGCGTGGCCTCGCGCCGGGTCGAGCCGGGCAGGGAGGAGGAGTTCGAGGCCTGGATCTCCGGCATCCTCGCCGCGGTCAAGGAGTTCCCCGGCTACCTCGGCTCCGACGTCCTGCGCCCGAGCAACTCCGAGGACGACGAGTACAGCATCATCTACCGCTTCGACCACGCCAGCAACCTCGAACGGTGGGAGGCCTCCGACGAGCGCCGCCGCTGGCTGGACAAGGCCGAGCCCCTGGTGCGGGAGCAGACGGTCCGCAGGCTCACCGGGCTCGAGACCTGGTTCACCCTGCCGTCCAAAGAGGGCCAGCCGGCCCCGCCGCGCTACAAGATGGCCGTCGTTACGTGGCTCGCCGTCTTTCCGACGGTCCTCATCATCTTCACCCTCTTCGGCCCGCTCCTGAACCTGCTGCCGACGGTGCTGCGGACGCTCCTCTTCACGCTAACCATGGTCAGCCTCATGACCTACGTTATCATGCCGCGCATGACCCGCCTCTTCTCGTTCTGGCTCTATCCGAAAGAGTAG